One window of the Chryseobacterium sp. CY350 genome contains the following:
- a CDS encoding NACHT domain-containing protein, with protein sequence MGNGNLISKVAVRINSKDKYTGSGYVYLPNVESEWIYIITAKHCIYGKAFRALPDENRIKISRKIGDSDGLVSYQLTDSDSIIVKKQNKPDIVVLRVWRKSIEAVLGKFPVTYLSNFEQEELSGVFKGFPSLTNNEIPWTANVNIIAPDSEGANIHGQCSIDFNDENTSGDYNVEGFSGSGLCIEVNGKLFLIGIVSEYHEAGRRFVAGKVAPWITDQIKDMAIVSARAERVLPSENVLQHNKKAIRSLGPRYSPDINVEVPILRNFESLAATKVKSEELQQALKTVTNAYTRLLDPYSKLIKTERTHFNRKRVTLSFSDDPSVSVSGKGIIIAIGEFISYFSKAFKSERLLELDWLELAKKRRRMYDFSSRLYSMIYSNRSSNIFTATVVYEDFEKASSNLYQESEMFLGAGYGYGEQVIVLDGEPGSGKSHLLADIVTKRAIENKFTLFFLGQNFDGKNEPWNQILTQLNFSCDLQTFFNIVNEKGKIINERVLVMVDAINEGEGVVAWKSGFREFIEHIKPYPYMGLVISYRTTYRTFMFGDDNFLGIRTIHHSGFSGFEREAFASFAKHYGVPVDSIPVLTKEFGNPLFLKLLCIGLKRDTSNIRNLKKIGIDRIFRYYIEHVNREIGQGKHFKYAWHKINHVSRVLKRFTSTVVVDGERDIEYEKAFLLTEDVVHRFLGKPQFLDKLIEENIFIDSIRYTSPKELGYCVTYGYERMGDHLIATELIAGLQFPLASDWHKVGMFGKILLDRNSRIENQGLIEALSIQFPEQKQTEFFEVLPDNLRYDLSIVKGFYTSFSWRVVQVDTNKLETFTEGYIENQGLSNTSFYDEIVGMCLETDQPFNAHFLHRMLLGFSLADRDASWTIYLSDKHTNGSEDNEINAVSRLLKWGWGINDGSVYDDETITLAVTTIGWFLTSTNRSLRDISTKVLIYIFLTYQDHLLDWIEKFRSVNDPYVTQRVFAVAYGCAIKSSGERLKSIADLVYNKFFKTTEVNPDILARDYARSIIEYAVFRKVGVYERDKMRPPYKSYIETTLPSNKEISALEEEVKNGTGSEFNGATLIFNSMVTEKGRSGRMYGDFGRYVFQSGLRSWRNIDFQGLSNLAVKYIFGKLGYDVEKHGSFDRSVGYNNPRMGKKNNERIGKKYQWIAFYEILARVADNELSFNYNGPWEPYVRDIDPTFLENHEKSKNRTFIDFPDYTLWKEVPDDEWMTSPAHAFDPLSVILFKEKGNAFREWLVLEAGDSYTTSTDSKGFDFSAPYQDFYYQLRSYLVKEDSYDSIVNNLQQTNFLGRWMPEAHTIHELFNREFYWSPAFKDFLKENPEWEEIKVNGKNIGKVAPTALDFLWEEEFDNSQNNVPQFFKPSKLMFDALELEYGKKEGELVNSKGDVVCFDANVNYNSENRLIVERKTLERQLKKKGLKVFWTIMGERKIVNGSIEPHQYSGLIIFDGDMLKFLPTLPQVPEQKENHPIANNKDLEDSDDFLRQLLNSISKEQDKKRK encoded by the coding sequence ATCTGAATGGATTTACATTATTACAGCTAAACACTGTATTTACGGTAAAGCATTTAGGGCCTTGCCTGACGAGAATAGGATTAAAATATCAAGAAAGATAGGGGATTCGGATGGACTTGTCTCTTATCAGTTAACAGACTCCGATTCAATTATTGTAAAGAAACAAAATAAACCGGATATTGTTGTGCTCCGAGTGTGGCGTAAAAGTATAGAAGCCGTTTTAGGAAAATTCCCGGTTACTTATCTTTCAAATTTTGAGCAGGAAGAGCTTAGCGGTGTTTTCAAAGGTTTTCCTTCGCTGACCAACAACGAGATTCCTTGGACTGCCAATGTTAATATTATCGCTCCAGATAGTGAAGGGGCGAATATCCATGGGCAATGCAGTATAGATTTCAACGATGAAAATACTTCTGGGGACTACAATGTAGAAGGCTTTTCCGGAAGTGGTTTATGTATTGAAGTCAATGGGAAATTATTTTTAATAGGTATAGTATCTGAGTACCACGAAGCAGGGCGCCGTTTCGTAGCCGGTAAAGTGGCTCCTTGGATAACAGATCAAATTAAGGATATGGCCATAGTTAGTGCTAGGGCTGAACGTGTTCTTCCATCAGAAAATGTGCTACAGCATAACAAAAAGGCTATTCGCTCCCTTGGACCGCGATATTCACCCGATATAAATGTAGAAGTTCCGATCCTTCGAAATTTTGAGTCACTTGCAGCAACCAAAGTAAAAAGTGAAGAACTACAGCAGGCCTTAAAAACGGTGACTAATGCCTATACAAGACTACTGGATCCCTATTCAAAATTGATAAAGACTGAACGGACTCATTTTAATAGGAAACGGGTGACTCTATCCTTCTCTGATGACCCATCTGTTTCGGTAAGCGGTAAAGGAATTATCATTGCCATCGGTGAATTTATATCATATTTTTCAAAAGCATTTAAATCCGAAAGACTGCTTGAGCTTGACTGGTTAGAGCTCGCTAAGAAGCGACGTAGAATGTATGATTTCAGTTCGAGACTTTATAGCATGATCTACTCAAATCGTAGCTCTAATATATTTACGGCCACGGTTGTATATGAGGATTTTGAAAAAGCTTCTTCAAATCTGTATCAGGAGTCAGAAATGTTTCTTGGAGCGGGGTATGGGTACGGCGAGCAGGTCATCGTCCTAGATGGTGAGCCGGGATCCGGAAAGTCACATCTTCTGGCAGACATCGTGACGAAAAGAGCGATAGAAAATAAATTTACCCTGTTTTTCCTCGGGCAGAATTTTGATGGAAAAAACGAGCCTTGGAATCAGATACTGACGCAGCTCAACTTCAGTTGTGATCTGCAAACCTTTTTTAACATTGTTAATGAAAAAGGTAAAATTATAAATGAGCGGGTCTTAGTAATGGTTGATGCCATTAATGAAGGTGAAGGAGTTGTTGCCTGGAAAAGTGGTTTTCGGGAGTTTATCGAACATATAAAACCATATCCATACATGGGACTCGTTATCAGTTACAGGACAACGTATAGGACATTTATGTTTGGGGATGATAATTTTTTAGGCATCCGTACAATCCATCATTCTGGCTTTTCTGGCTTTGAGCGTGAAGCATTTGCCTCTTTCGCAAAACACTATGGTGTGCCTGTTGATAGTATTCCGGTTCTTACCAAGGAATTTGGTAATCCATTATTCTTGAAACTATTATGTATTGGGCTGAAAAGGGATACAAGCAATATCAGAAATTTGAAGAAAATTGGTATTGACAGGATATTTAGATACTACATTGAACATGTTAACCGTGAAATAGGACAAGGAAAACACTTTAAGTATGCGTGGCATAAAATAAACCATGTCAGCCGTGTTCTTAAGCGTTTTACTTCTACTGTTGTGGTTGATGGTGAGCGTGACATCGAATATGAGAAAGCCTTTTTGCTTACTGAGGATGTTGTGCACCGTTTTTTGGGAAAACCCCAGTTTTTGGATAAACTTATAGAAGAAAATATTTTTATCGACAGCATCAGATATACATCACCAAAAGAACTAGGTTATTGCGTTACCTATGGCTACGAAAGGATGGGAGATCACCTGATAGCGACAGAACTTATAGCCGGTCTTCAATTTCCACTGGCATCGGATTGGCACAAGGTAGGAATGTTTGGTAAAATTCTTTTAGATCGTAATTCAAGAATAGAGAATCAGGGATTAATCGAAGCCTTAAGTATCCAGTTTCCAGAACAAAAGCAGACTGAATTTTTTGAAGTCCTACCTGACAACTTACGATATGATCTATCAATCGTAAAGGGTTTTTATACTAGTTTTTCTTGGCGTGTTGTACAGGTCGACACCAACAAACTCGAAACGTTTACCGAAGGTTATATAGAAAACCAAGGTCTATCGAATACTTCATTCTATGACGAGATCGTTGGCATGTGTTTAGAGACGGATCAGCCTTTCAATGCCCATTTTCTGCATAGAATGCTGCTTGGTTTCTCATTGGCTGACCGTGATGCATCATGGACAATTTATTTAAGTGACAAACATACTAATGGTTCAGAAGATAATGAGATAAATGCGGTATCAAGGCTTTTGAAATGGGGCTGGGGGATTAATGATGGATCTGTTTATGACGATGAAACAATAACACTTGCGGTGACAACGATTGGTTGGTTTCTGACCAGTACCAATAGAAGCCTGCGGGATATATCGACCAAAGTCCTGATTTATATTTTCCTGACCTACCAGGATCACCTGCTTGATTGGATTGAAAAGTTCAGGTCTGTCAACGATCCATATGTAACCCAGCGTGTTTTTGCAGTTGCATATGGATGTGCCATAAAATCCTCCGGGGAACGTCTAAAATCAATAGCAGATTTAGTTTACAATAAATTCTTTAAAACTACAGAGGTTAATCCGGATATACTCGCCCGCGACTACGCAAGAAGTATAATTGAATACGCTGTCTTCCGCAAAGTAGGTGTTTATGAACGTGATAAAATGCGTCCCCCATACAAGAGTTATATTGAAACCACACTTCCATCCAATAAAGAAATCTCTGCCTTGGAAGAAGAAGTGAAAAATGGTACTGGAAGTGAATTTAATGGCGCTACCTTAATTTTCAATTCGATGGTGACAGAGAAAGGTAGAAGCGGTAGAATGTATGGAGATTTTGGGCGTTATGTTTTCCAGAGTGGTCTACGGTCATGGCGTAATATAGATTTTCAGGGACTAAGCAATCTTGCGGTAAAGTATATTTTTGGAAAGCTAGGCTACGACGTTGAGAAACACGGTTCCTTTGACCGATCAGTCGGATATAACAATCCCCGGATGGGCAAAAAAAATAACGAAAGAATCGGTAAAAAGTATCAGTGGATTGCATTTTATGAAATTCTAGCACGTGTTGCGGACAATGAATTGTCCTTCAACTATAATGGCCCGTGGGAACCGTATGTCAGAGATATTGATCCCACTTTTTTAGAAAACCACGAGAAAAGCAAGAATCGCACTTTCATTGATTTCCCAGACTATACGCTTTGGAAGGAAGTGCCTGATGATGAATGGATGACTTCGCCAGCCCACGCATTCGACCCCTTGTCCGTTATCTTATTTAAAGAAAAAGGCAATGCATTTCGGGAATGGTTGGTCCTTGAAGCAGGTGATAGTTATACAACATCTACCGACTCCAAAGGCTTTGACTTTTCGGCTCCCTATCAGGATTTTTACTATCAGCTCAGAAGCTATTTGGTCAAAGAGGATTCTTACGATTCTATTGTAAATAATTTACAGCAAACTAATTTTTTAGGACGCTGGATGCCGGAAGCTCATACCATTCATGAATTGTTTAATAGGGAATTCTACTGGTCACCAGCATTTAAGGATTTTTTAAAAGAAAATCCGGAGTGGGAAGAAATTAAGGTCAATGGCAAAAATATAGGTAAAGTGGCACCGACCGCTCTTGATTTTCTTTGGGAAGAAGAATTTGACAATAGCCAGAACAATGTGCCCCAATTCTTTAAACCCTCAAAATTAATGTTCGATGCGCTCGAACTGGAGTATGGTAAAAAAGAGGGTGAACTTGTAAACAGCAAAGGGGACGTTGTCTGTTTTGATGCGAATGTTAATTACAATAGTGAAAATCGTTTGATTGTAGAACGGAAAACTTTGGAACGGCAGCTAAAAAAAAAGGGACTCAAGGTGTTTTGGACAATTATGGGAGAAAGGAAAATTGTAAACGGTTCAATTGAGCCTCACCAGTATTCTGGCTTAATTATTTTTGATGGGGATATGTTGAAATTTTTGCCAACTCTACCACAGGTTCCTGAGCAAAAAGAAAATCATCCAATAGCCAACAACAAAGATTTAGAAGATTCAGATGATTTTTTAAGACAACTTCTGAATAGTATCTCTAAGGAGCAGGATAAAAAAAGAAAATAA
- a CDS encoding DEAD/DEAH box helicase, with product MKIHGIFIGIDRFQSPSINWLSCARRDAVALYSLFSDNLQGNFHLMFDENATKDSIEYQVKELSNCAEDDIVIFSFSGHGTNTHELVTYDTNINDIGSTTIALDTLAEWFKNIPARQLICIIDCCFSGGMGAKALEVNFASREFKSGEELIKQFSGSGRVILTASKATEPAWENGKLGHGLLTYHLLEALQGANEVRKDQKIGIYRLLEYVTSSVKNSAGELGVEQNPMLLGQITEEISFPVFKPGKLYKEAFPERNLSLVDASIESLLEFGFPSGIIEAWKSKIPSLNQLQVDAINDYGILTGNHLVVSAPTSSGKTMIGELAAIYGVLQRKRAVFLLPLKALVNDKLRHFDETYASFDIKTIKATGESVTDDIIPLMRGQYDICLMTYEKFAAIILANPYVLNQIGTVIVDEAQMIADKNRGLNLEFILTLLKLKRREGTEPQIIALSAVIGDLNGLERWLGGRLLLHTERPIPLNEGIIKLNGDFRYIESDTRNEGTTNLIRPSFRKGSSQDIIIPLVQKLVNEGKNVIVFRETKSEAQACAMYLANNLDLRPASDAIDSLPQNDPSVSTQKLIQTLNNGVAFHISDLDAEERSVIEDQFRSKESGLKVIVATTTLAMGVNTPAEAVIISGLTHPGNISYSVSEYKNIIGRAGRLGFADRGYSFLIATTSIAEHTYWQDFVLGNPEDMQSNFVSKKTDSRSLVLRVLAASKSKRGMSRSEIIGFLTESFGAYQEKIKYNTWDWSSRDIDDALNELTYHQLIEMDDESYFHTTAIGKIAGDSGIEVESIIRIISTLQQIPSELISDPVLLGITQLTIELQQVYMPINKKSIYKEPHTWSDAIQRQRIPSQLINAFSRYSKDNIETTSKSKKTMACLLWVTDMQLVEMEALLMQHSRDNSAAGAIRAIVSRVCDVLPIVAGITEILKPEIKLTERIPKLLLRLELGVPSSIIELAKVLGRTLNRGEYLELLKRKIMTTDQFNATDERILLEIFPSDKVEEIRCKIEQNIQEQSTKIELPEIPLYE from the coding sequence ATGAAAATCCACGGTATATTTATAGGCATTGATAGGTTTCAATCCCCTTCAATAAATTGGCTTTCTTGCGCAAGACGAGATGCAGTTGCATTATATTCTTTATTTTCTGATAACCTTCAGGGAAATTTTCATTTGATGTTCGATGAAAATGCAACAAAAGATTCGATAGAATACCAAGTTAAAGAGCTATCCAATTGTGCAGAGGACGATATTGTAATATTTTCTTTTTCAGGACATGGTACAAATACCCATGAATTAGTAACCTATGATACAAATATTAACGATATCGGCTCAACGACAATTGCTCTGGATACTTTAGCAGAATGGTTTAAAAATATTCCCGCAAGACAATTAATATGTATTATTGACTGCTGTTTTTCAGGAGGAATGGGAGCAAAAGCATTAGAGGTGAATTTTGCTTCAAGAGAATTTAAATCTGGAGAAGAACTAATAAAACAGTTTTCAGGTAGTGGCAGAGTTATTTTAACTGCCTCAAAGGCTACCGAACCTGCATGGGAAAATGGAAAGTTAGGCCATGGTTTATTGACTTACCATCTGCTAGAGGCACTTCAAGGAGCAAATGAAGTAAGAAAAGATCAAAAAATCGGCATATACCGTTTATTGGAGTATGTTACATCCAGTGTTAAGAACTCTGCTGGTGAATTAGGAGTTGAGCAAAATCCCATGTTGTTAGGACAAATAACAGAAGAGATTAGTTTCCCTGTCTTTAAACCAGGTAAACTTTACAAAGAAGCCTTTCCAGAAAGAAACCTTTCATTGGTGGATGCAAGTATCGAATCCTTGCTGGAGTTTGGATTCCCTAGTGGCATTATAGAAGCATGGAAGTCTAAGATACCATCACTAAATCAATTGCAGGTAGATGCAATTAATGATTATGGTATTCTTACGGGTAACCATCTTGTAGTTTCCGCACCTACATCTTCTGGTAAAACAATGATAGGAGAGCTTGCTGCTATATATGGAGTTTTACAAAGAAAAAGAGCTGTATTTCTTCTTCCTCTAAAAGCATTGGTAAATGATAAGTTAAGGCATTTTGACGAGACATATGCATCTTTTGATATTAAAACAATCAAAGCTACAGGAGAAAGTGTCACTGATGATATTATACCATTGATGAGAGGACAGTATGATATATGTCTAATGACTTATGAAAAGTTTGCAGCCATTATATTAGCTAATCCTTATGTCCTTAATCAAATTGGAACTGTCATAGTAGATGAAGCTCAAATGATAGCTGATAAAAACAGAGGTTTAAATTTAGAGTTTATATTAACATTATTAAAACTCAAGCGTAGAGAAGGTACTGAACCTCAGATTATAGCTTTGTCAGCAGTAATTGGTGACTTAAATGGATTAGAAAGGTGGTTAGGTGGTCGTCTTTTATTACATACTGAAAGACCAATTCCTCTAAATGAAGGAATTATAAAACTTAATGGCGATTTTCGATATATTGAATCTGATACAAGGAATGAAGGTACAACAAACCTGATAAGACCCAGTTTTAGGAAAGGATCTAGTCAGGATATTATAATCCCTTTGGTTCAGAAGTTGGTTAACGAAGGTAAAAACGTTATTGTTTTCCGAGAGACAAAATCAGAAGCACAAGCTTGTGCGATGTACTTGGCTAATAATTTAGATTTACGGCCAGCTTCTGATGCAATCGATTCATTACCACAAAATGACCCTTCTGTTTCCACTCAGAAATTAATACAAACATTAAATAATGGAGTTGCTTTTCATATTTCGGATCTTGACGCTGAGGAAAGATCTGTTATAGAAGATCAATTCAGAAGCAAAGAATCAGGGTTAAAAGTAATAGTAGCTACTACAACTTTAGCTATGGGAGTTAATACTCCAGCTGAAGCGGTTATCATTTCTGGTCTAACTCATCCGGGTAATATTTCTTATTCAGTTTCTGAATATAAAAATATTATAGGTCGAGCAGGTCGATTAGGATTTGCTGATAGAGGATACTCTTTTTTGATTGCAACAACTTCAATAGCAGAACATACTTACTGGCAAGACTTTGTTTTGGGAAATCCAGAAGATATGCAATCTAATTTTGTTTCAAAAAAGACAGATAGTCGCTCGTTGGTATTAAGAGTACTGGCTGCATCCAAGTCCAAAAGAGGAATGAGCAGGTCTGAAATTATTGGATTTTTAACAGAAAGTTTTGGGGCTTATCAAGAGAAAATAAAATATAACACATGGGACTGGAGCTCAAGAGATATTGATGACGCCTTAAATGAACTTACCTATCATCAGCTAATCGAAATGGACGATGAAAGCTATTTTCATACCACTGCAATAGGAAAAATAGCCGGAGATTCAGGAATTGAAGTTGAATCTATTATCCGTATTATTAGTACTTTGCAACAAATCCCTTCAGAGCTTATTTCTGATCCTGTATTATTGGGTATCACTCAACTTACTATAGAGTTACAGCAGGTGTATATGCCTATAAACAAAAAAAGCATTTATAAAGAGCCACATACATGGAGTGACGCCATACAAAGACAGCGAATTCCTTCTCAGTTGATAAATGCATTTTCAAGATATTCAAAGGATAATATTGAGACTACATCGAAATCAAAGAAAACGATGGCTTGCCTACTTTGGGTAACAGATATGCAATTGGTGGAAATGGAGGCTCTTCTTATGCAGCACAGTCGAGATAACTCTGCTGCAGGTGCAATACGAGCAATAGTTTCAAGAGTTTGTGATGTACTTCCTATTGTTGCTGGCATAACTGAAATACTAAAACCGGAGATTAAGCTAACAGAAAGAATTCCCAAATTACTTTTAAGATTAGAACTAGGTGTTCCGTCGTCTATTATAGAACTAGCAAAAGTTTTAGGAAGAACTTTAAATCGCGGTGAATATCTTGAATTATTGAAAAGAAAAATAATGACTACTGATCAGTTTAATGCTACTGATGAGCGAATTTTATTAGAGATATTTCCTAGTGATAAGGTCGAAGAAATAAGATGTAAGATTGAACAAAATATTCAAGAACAATCAACTAAAATAGAGCTTCCCGAGATTCCACTTTATGAATAG
- a CDS encoding recombinase family protein, translating to MKSAYLYVRVSTDEQKRKGYSLPEQEDRLLKYCKYNDIEVKGIYRVDFSAKNFNRPEWKELFSEVKKKSAGEDKNILFIKWDRFSRNIEYAYEMIGKLRKYKTTAMAIDQPIDFSVPESTVMLAVYLAVPEAENTRRAQNTSNGIRRAKLMGRYPNKAPIGYINVTLMDGKKAIVPKEPEAGIIKWVFNQIVQSDQKISEIRKIANDKGLICSRSHFFRVIRNPIYCGLISIKLNSNEEQMIKGLHEPLISESLFYQVQSLISTKIKTTGRKEDLRGVFFLRGFLICPICNQKLTGCFVQGRSKQYPYYFCHHGCGIRINAIFLNDCYQNRLQELVLSNSSIELFKNVLEDQNIKTQKASYLYSQKLIERKIKEECLTLSRGRKLFIAGVLKIDDYNELKKENQVNIRNLKKEARDTILKLSAIDRKNKIEDKALVEVFQKFSEFDTQDKKYLVNLIPPIDIDYKTGNLSLDLNPAFSKILSAKTHQKNNKKNEFH from the coding sequence ATGAAGTCAGCCTATTTATACGTCCGTGTAAGTACGGACGAACAAAAAAGAAAAGGATACTCCTTACCTGAACAAGAGGATAGATTATTGAAGTATTGTAAATATAACGATATTGAAGTTAAAGGGATCTATCGAGTAGATTTTTCAGCAAAAAATTTTAATCGACCTGAGTGGAAAGAATTATTCTCCGAAGTTAAAAAGAAATCAGCAGGAGAGGACAAAAACATCTTATTCATCAAATGGGACCGATTCAGTCGTAATATCGAATATGCTTACGAAATGATTGGAAAACTTCGAAAGTACAAAACAACAGCAATGGCTATTGATCAACCAATAGATTTCTCTGTGCCAGAAAGCACAGTTATGCTGGCTGTATATTTGGCTGTCCCCGAAGCAGAGAATACTCGGAGAGCTCAAAATACTTCGAATGGTATTCGTCGAGCGAAACTGATGGGCAGATATCCTAATAAAGCACCAATAGGATATATAAATGTAACATTGATGGATGGTAAAAAAGCTATCGTACCTAAAGAACCTGAAGCCGGGATTATAAAATGGGTTTTCAATCAAATTGTCCAAAGTGACCAAAAAATATCCGAGATTAGAAAAATAGCTAATGATAAAGGATTGATTTGTTCAAGGTCACATTTTTTCAGGGTCATACGCAATCCAATTTATTGTGGACTTATTTCAATCAAACTTAATTCTAATGAAGAACAAATGATAAAAGGTTTACACGAACCTTTGATATCGGAATCATTATTTTATCAGGTTCAATCTTTAATTAGTACAAAAATAAAAACTACAGGTAGAAAAGAAGACTTAAGAGGAGTATTTTTTCTGAGAGGTTTCTTGATATGTCCTATTTGTAATCAAAAACTGACTGGATGTTTTGTACAAGGCAGATCAAAACAATATCCCTATTATTTTTGTCATCATGGCTGCGGGATAAGAATCAATGCTATTTTTCTTAATGATTGCTATCAAAATAGGCTTCAAGAATTAGTCCTATCAAATAGTTCAATTGAATTATTTAAGAATGTTTTAGAAGATCAGAATATAAAGACTCAGAAAGCAAGTTATTTATACTCTCAAAAATTAATAGAGAGAAAGATAAAAGAGGAGTGTTTGACTCTTTCTCGAGGTAGAAAATTATTTATTGCGGGAGTATTGAAGATTGACGATTATAATGAATTAAAAAAGGAAAATCAGGTCAACATTAGAAATCTTAAGAAGGAGGCGCGTGATACTATTCTTAAATTAAGTGCTATTGATAGAAAGAATAAAATAGAGGATAAAGCATTAGTTGAAGTTTTTCAGAAATTTTCCGAGTTTGATACCCAGGATAAAAAATATCTTGTGAATCTTATTCCTCCGATTGATATTGATTATAAAACAGGAAATCTTTCTTTAGATTTAAATCCAGCATTTTCAAAAATATTATCAGCAAAAACTCATCAAAAAAACAATAAGAAAAATGAATTTCATTGA
- a CDS encoding ATP-binding protein: MTTATEQFRVFIETAISLYFQSETVYKSLREVPLEINEWITALGNDLTWEEKVVFILAIMPHEDPNGLDSFLVMNNSLNRPYTEFGGWKGISHQGFLPTGETAAFLLGIDNPKSRNSVVQMFRKEHWFYQNNILSLEGQGEAEPFLSGKLCISDEFLNRLYGIKKDDLPAKRLITPLQWEDLVVPFPLWSELQIISQWIVNEHDIRQRYDLDRYIPKGYRCFFYGPPGTGKTLAASLLGKQNGVNVYRINLSMMFSKYIGETEKNIAKVFDSANSQNWILFIDEADPFLGKPTLPQLYNNIHINREVAYLKQRIEEFPGIVIISANFRENLDGEFLRKFQSVLYFPIPDQLSRLKIWHKILPKEWLQSETDELLQIASQSELSGGSISNVLRSCALEVWRSENHLLTEEILSLSLEREHKRLGNLN; the protein is encoded by the coding sequence ATGACAACAGCTACTGAGCAGTTCCGTGTTTTCATTGAAACAGCTATTTCCCTTTATTTTCAGAGTGAAACTGTTTACAAATCACTTCGTGAAGTACCTTTAGAGATCAACGAATGGATAACAGCCTTAGGAAACGATCTAACTTGGGAGGAAAAAGTGGTATTTATTTTAGCCATTATGCCTCACGAAGACCCCAATGGATTGGATTCCTTTCTCGTAATGAATAACAGTTTGAACCGTCCTTATACTGAATTTGGAGGATGGAAAGGGATTTCACATCAGGGGTTTCTCCCCACTGGCGAGACGGCTGCATTTTTGCTTGGCATTGACAATCCAAAAAGCCGAAATTCTGTTGTCCAAATGTTTCGTAAAGAACATTGGTTTTATCAAAACAATATACTTTCATTAGAAGGGCAGGGAGAAGCGGAACCTTTTTTAAGCGGTAAATTGTGCATTTCCGATGAATTCCTGAATAGGTTATACGGAATCAAAAAAGATGATCTTCCTGCTAAACGCTTAATCACACCGCTCCAATGGGAAGATCTTGTTGTTCCATTTCCATTGTGGTCTGAGTTACAAATCATCTCACAGTGGATTGTCAACGAACACGATATTCGTCAGCGCTATGATTTGGACAGGTACATTCCCAAAGGTTATCGCTGCTTTTTCTATGGTCCTCCCGGGACAGGAAAAACGCTTGCGGCATCATTACTGGGAAAGCAAAATGGAGTAAACGTTTACAGGATCAATCTTTCGATGATGTTCTCCAAATACATTGGAGAAACTGAAAAAAATATTGCTAAAGTATTTGACAGCGCAAACTCTCAGAATTGGATTTTGTTTATTGATGAAGCCGACCCTTTTTTGGGAAAGCCTACACTGCCCCAATTGTACAATAACATCCACATTAATCGTGAAGTGGCCTACTTAAAACAAAGGATCGAAGAATTTCCAGGTATTGTCATAATATCTGCCAACTTTAGAGAAAACCTTGACGGGGAATTTCTCCGGAAATTTCAGTCTGTTTTATATTTTCCGATACCTGATCAGCTTTCCCGCCTGAAAATTTGGCATAAAATTTTGCCCAAAGAATGGCTTCAGTCAGAAACGGATGAACTTTTGCAAATTGCTTCACAATCAGAATTATCAGGAGGAAGTATTAGCAATGTGTTACGGTCTTGTGCCTTAGAAGTCTGGCGGTCAGAAAATCATTTGCTTACCGAAGAGATTTTGTCACTATCATTAGAAAGGGAGCATAAAAGGTTGGGAAATTTAAACTAA
- a CDS encoding carboxymuconolactone decarboxylase family protein encodes MTNINFSDNGDTPFEKLIGHNDKIRSAWNQLEEIFWNSTNLDKNLLEQVRRAMAFENGCEYCMVKAGKPEFDNSQLKISTAIGFAELFSKDHQSISQEHFKMLKEFFTEKEISELCTFISFINASQKLGKIFNLTENYQQNAVLKIKDFF; translated from the coding sequence ATGACAAACATCAATTTTTCCGATAACGGAGACACCCCTTTTGAAAAACTTATCGGCCACAACGACAAAATACGCTCTGCATGGAATCAGCTTGAAGAAATATTTTGGAATTCCACGAATCTGGATAAAAATTTATTGGAGCAGGTAAGACGCGCGATGGCATTTGAAAACGGATGCGAATATTGTATGGTCAAAGCAGGAAAACCTGAATTTGACAATTCTCAATTAAAAATATCAACAGCAATCGGTTTTGCTGAGCTATTCAGTAAAGATCATCAGTCAATTTCTCAAGAACATTTCAAAATGCTTAAAGAATTCTTTACCGAAAAAGAGATTTCGGAACTTTGCACATTCATCAGCTTTATTAACGCTTCTCAAAAATTGGGTAAGATATTTAATCTTACCGAAAATTATCAGCAAAATGCCGTATTAAAAATAAAAGATTTCTTTTAG